The genomic segment TCTTGCACACCCAGTTCTACCGGGATCTCGTGCAACCCGGGCAGACGGTGATCGGCGCGGACTCGCACTCGTCGAGTCATGGCGGGATGGGCGCCTTCTCGATCGGGCTGGGTGGTGCGGATGTCTGCGTGGCGATGGTGCTTGGCGAGACATGGATTCAGGTTCCCGAGGCCATTCAGGTGGCGTATCGCGGCCGGTTGCCCTTCGGCATGACGGGGAAGGATGTCATCCTGAAGACGCTGGGTGAGTTGGGTCGCAACACGACGGCCATGGAACGCAGCGTGGAATATGTGGGCGACGCGCTGGAGCACTTCTCCATCGACTTCCGCTTCACGGTCGCGAACATGACGGCGGAGTTCGGTGGGCTCAACGGGATCTTCCCGGCGGACGAGCGCACGGCGGCCGCGCTGGCCGGGAGGTCGTCGGAGCGGGACGACGCGCTCTTCTTCCGGGCGGACGAAGACGCCGGGTATGTCGCGCGGCACTCGTTGGAGCTGCCGGGGGTCGGCCCGCAGGTGGCGAAGCCGTACTCGCCGGATCATGTCGTACCCGTGGAGGAAGTGGCGGGGCAGGAGATGGACGGGGCCTTTATCGGCGCATGCACGACCAGCGAGGAGGAACTGGTCCTCGGGGCACTCGTGCTGGACCGGGCAATGGCGGACGGAGCGCGGCCCGTGCCGTCGGACAAGCGTCTCGTCGTGCCGGGGTCCGTCGACATGACGGAGAACCTCCGCGCACACGGGATTCTCGGGATCTACGAGCGCGCCGGGTTCCGAATCGGCGTGCCGGGGTGCTCCATGTGCCTCGGGATCGCCAGCGACAGGGCGGCTCCGGGCGAGAACTGGCTCTCCAGCCAGAACCGGAACTTCCGGAACCGCATGGGACCGGGTTCGCACGCATGGCTCGCGAGCGGCCCGACGGTTGCTGCGAGTTCGCTGGAAATGAAGATCACGGACCCGCGGCCCTGGTTCGAGGGACTCGGGCCGGAGGATGTGGACCGCGTGCTGGGCGGGCGGGGCGGTGCGCCTTCGGTCACTATTGTGGAGCCGAGCGTGGAGAGCGCGGAAGAAGCCGCACCGGAGGGTGTCGCCGTGGACGCGGCGGTGGCGTCGGGGGCTGTCGAAGGCAAAGCGCAACTCTTCGGCGATCATGTGGACACCGACGCCATCATCCCGGGGGAGCACTGCCACCTGACGGACCCGAAGGAGATTGCGGGCGTCGCCTTCTGCCATGTGCGCCCGGACTTTGCGGAGCGGATTGCGCGCGGGGAGAGCATCCTCGTGGCGGGCGAAGGCTGGGGATCGGGGAGTTCCCGAGAGCACGCGGCGTGGGCGCTCAAGTACTCCGGCGTGACGGCGGTCGTGGCGAAATCGTTCGCGTTTATTCACAAGCGGAACCTCGTGAACGAGGCGATTCCCTACCTCGTCGTGACAGATCCCTGCTTCCACGACGCGGTGGAGGACGGAACGCCGCTGGCGCTGGACTTTGCGCGAGGGGTCGTCCGGGTCGGGGAGCGGGAGTTTGAAGCCACCGCCCCATCCGGGATCGCGCGGTGCATCCAGTCGGCGGGGGGGATCGTTCCCGCTGTCCGGGAGCACGGGGCGCACACCTTCGATGTGCTGACTTCCGGGGTGGCTGCCGGGTGACACAACCGGGTGATGTTGACGCTCCGGGAACGGGCGAATAGCTTGGGTCGCCGGTTGCATCGCGGTGGCGAACGGACGCCCCCGCGCCACGATCGGCCATACAGAGCCTGACGCATCACCATCCGGGACCATCCCCATGGACTCCACGGGAAAAGGACGCCTGCTCGCCTGGCTGAGAGGCACCACCGGTCGCCGCCGCCACCGCGTCTTCCGGGCGCGGCGCCTGGTTCAGGGGTTCTTCACCGCGGTCACGCTCTTTGTGGGCTACCGGTTTGCGGTGTTCATCAACGCGGCACGGGATGGCGCGGCATCCATTCCGGAGCGTCCGCCGGGCGTGGAGGCTTTCCTTCCCATCAGCGGCCTCATGGGCGTGCTGGACGCGTTCCATCAGGGCGGGCTGAATCGGATCCACCCCGCCGCTTCCGTGCTCGTGGTGCTCTTTCTGGTGATGGCGCTGCTCCTTCGGAAGGCGTTCTGCTCGTGGGTGTGTCCCGTGGGGCTCCTGTCGGACGGGCTGGCCGTTCTCGGACGGAAACTCGCCGGAAGGAACTTTCGGCCAATCCGGTGGGTGGACTTCCCGCTGCGCGGACTGAAGCACGCGCTTCTCTTCTTCTTCGTGGGGTCCATTCTCGCGATGAGTCCGGAGGCGCTCGTCGCCTTCATCGACTCTCCGTACAACCGTGTTGCGGATGTGAAGATGTACTTCTTCTTCGCGCGGCTCGGGGCCACCGGAGCGTGGGTCATTGCCGCTCTCGCGCTGGCTTCGGTGTTCGTGACCGGTGTGTGGTGCCGCTATCTCTGTCCGTACGGGGCGTTGCTCGGGTACTTCTCGGTCCTGTCGCCGCTGAGGATTCGCCGATCCGCCATGACCTGCACATCCTGCGGGCTGTGCGACGCGGCCTGCATGGCGCGCATTCCCATCTCCGGGAAGCCGGGCATCATCAGTCAGGAGTGCACCGGCTGCTACGACTGCATCGCGGTCTGTCCCGTCCCCGGAACGCTCACGATGGGCACTCGAAAGCGAAGCGCGAGCGTGGCCGCCTTTGCCGCGGCGGTGGTGCTGGTCTTTGCGGTGGGGTACGGCGGAGCACGCGTCGCGGGAATCTGGAAGAACGACATCTCCGACGCGGAGTACGGCGAGCGAATCCGGGAGATCGACGACCCGGCCTATGGACACCCCGGCGGGAGCGGAGAGGTCGAGGGTGAAAGCGGGCGCCGTCAGAGCAGCGTCAGTCCCTGCCCGCGACCCTCTCCATGACGGACACGCGGTAGAGGGCGTCGGCCAGCTCTTCGCCGCGGCCCTCTTCGCTTCGAAGCGCCTCGACGGTTTCCCGCGCCCCCGTGAGATCTACGGCATCCACTTCTGACGCGGAATCCGTCAGCACCGTGACCCGGTTCTGGCGGACCTCTACAAACCCGCCTTCCACGAACCAGCGGGAGACTTCGGAGCCCCGCGCAACACGAAGCTCTCCGATACCAATCCGCGCGAGGAAGCTGGCATGTCCGGGAAGGATGCCGACCTCTCCGTCGTGCGCGGGAACGACGACTCCGTCGACCACTTCATCGAAGAAGGCGCGCTCGGGAGTGACAATGCTGCACCGCAGCGGACTCTCGGTCATGAGTGCATCTCCCGCCTAGTCGGCAGCCTGCAGTGTCTTCGCCTTCTCGACGGCATCTTCGATGGTGCCGACATACATGAAGGCCTGTTCGGGAAGGTGGTCCCACTTGCCGTCCACGACTTCCTTGAACGAACGAACCGTGTCCTCCAGCTTGACATACCTGCCGGGGAATCCGGTGAACTGCTCGGCGACATGGAAGGGCTGAGAGAGGAACCTCTCGATCTTCCGCGCGCGCTGGACGAGGACCTTGTCGTCCTCGGAGAGTTCGTCCATGCCGAGAATGGCGATGATGTCCTGCAGGTCCTTGTAACGCTGGAGCGTCTGCTGGATTTCGCGGGCCACGCTGTAGTGCTCTTCGCCGAGGATGGTCGGGTCCATGATGCGGCTGGTGGACTCCAGCGGATCGACGGCCGGGTAGATTCCCTTCTCGGCGATGGGCCGGGAGAGGTTTGTCGTGGCGTCGAGGTGCGTAAAGGCCGCGGCGGGCGCGGGGTCCGTGTAGTCATCTGCCGGAACATAAATGGCCTGGATGGAGGTCACCGATCCGTGCCTCGTGGAGGTGATGCGCTCCTGGAGGTCACCCATCTCCGTGCCGAGCGTCGGCTGGTAGCCGACCGCCGAGGGCATCCGGCCAAGCAGCGCAGACACTTCCGAACCGGCCTGCGTGAACCGGAAGATGTTGTCGATGAACAGGAGGACATCCGCCCCGGCTTCATCGCGGAAGTACTCCGCCATGGTCAGTGCGGACAGACCTACGCGCAGTCTTGCCCCGGGCGGCTCGTTCATCTGGCCGAAGACGAGCGTCGTCTTGTCGATGACGCCGGACTCCTGCATCTCGCGCCAGAGATCGTTGCCTTCGCGGGTGCGTTCGCCGACGCCCGCAAACACCGACGATCCACCATGGACGGACGCGATGTTGTGGATGAGTTCCTGGATGATGACAGTCTTGCCGACACCGGCCCCCCCGAAGAGGCCCGTCTTGCCGCCCTTCACATACGGAGCGAGAAGATCCACGACCTTGATCCCGGTCTCGAAGATCTGAGTCTTCGGCTCCAGATCCTTGAACTCCGGCGGGGGCTGGTGGATGGGGCGCCGCTCCTTCGCGTCGACGGGACCCTTCTTGTCCACCGGTTCACCGAGGAGGTTGAAGACCCGGCCCAGCGTCGCCTCTCCGACCGGTACCGTCACGGGGCTTCCCGTGTTCAGGATCTTCGTCCCGCGGACCAGTCCGTCCGTCGAGCCGAGTGCGACGGCGCGCACGCGGTTGTCGCCTAGATGCTGCTGAACTTCGCAGGTGAGCCGTGAGGTCTCTCCCGCCGCCTCGAAGTCCACGATCAGTGCGTCGTAGATCTCCGGGAGTTGGTCTTTCGGGTACTCGGCGTCGAGTGTGGACCCGATCACCTGAACGATCTTACCTTCAACCATGCCACTCATCGGCCAGTTCTCCGTCGTCTCAAAGTAGACTTCATTACTTCAATGCTTCCACGCCACCCATGAGCTCCGCGATCTCGTTGGTGATCTGGGACTGGCGTGCGCGGTTGTACATTCCGGTCAGGGACTTGATCAGCTTTTCCGCGGCTTCCGTCGCGTTCTTCATGGCGACCATCCGCGCCAGATGCTCTCCGACGACCGCCTGCAGATAGTCGTTGTAGAGAGTGGTTCGGAAGTACGCCGGGAGTAGTTCTCTCAGTATGGACTCCGGGTCCGGAGAGTAGAGGTAGTCCGTTCCCGCACTGTCGGCCTCTTCGCCGGGCTCTGTCTCCGTCACCGCCGACAGCGGAAGAAGGACTTCCGCCACGGGGGACTGTCTTCCCGCAGACAGGAACTTCTGGTAGATGACCGTCACGCGGTCCACTTCGCCCTCCGTGTAGAGGCGAAGAAAGTCCCCGGCGATCCGATTCACCTGAGCGTATCCGGACTTGTCGTCGAAGTCGTCGTGGGCGGCCGCGAGTTCTCGGTTCCGGTAGCGGAAGAAGGAGATGCCCTTCGTCCCGATGACATGCAGGTCCGTGCGGATTCCCGCGCCTTCCTCTTCGCGAAGGACATCCACCGCCCGGGAGATCAGGTTCGAGTTGTAGCCGCCGCACAGCCCGCGATTGGAGGTGATCAAGAGCACCACCGAGCGCTTCACCGGCCGGGACTCCAGCAGCGGGTGGGAGACCGATTCTCCCGCGCCGCCGAGTCCGGCCATCAGTTCACGGAGCTTCTCCTGGTAAGGGGCGGAGTTCGCGATCCTGGAGTGCGACTGCTTGTACTTGGCGGTCGACACCATTTCCATCGTACGGGTGATCTTCTCCGTATTCCGGACGCTCTTCCGTCTCTTGAGGATGATCTTCGCTTTGGCCATTCCGCTCTCCGGACCCGACCGACCCTATCGGGGGTCGTGGGCCTTGCCTGTCAGCAGGCTGTCGATGATGTCCGTCAACACCGTGCGCAACTTCGTTTCGTTCTCTCCGTCGATGACGCCCGCTTCCGCGATGGCGTCACGCAGACCCGAATGCGTGGACCGGAGAGCGTCCAGAATGAGCCGCTCCGTCTCCAGCACCCGGTTCACGGGAACCTTGTCCAGGAGCCCCTGCGTCCCCGAGAAGATGGAGATGACCTGATCGGTCACATCCATGGGGGAGTACTGATTCTGCTTCAGGAGTTCCACCATGCGTGCGCCCCGATCGAGCTGGGCCTGCGTGGCGTCGTCGAGGTCCGTACCGATCTGCGCAAAGGCCTCCAACTCCCGGAACGATGCCAGATCCAGCCGGAGCGATCCCGCGACCTTCTTCATGCCCTTGATCTGCGCGTTGCCGCCGACCCGGGACACGGAAATCCCGACATCCATGGCGGGGCGAACGCCCGCGAAGAAGAGTTCCGGCACGAGATAGATCTGCCCGTCGGTGATGGAAATCACATTCGTCGGGATGTAGGCCGAGACCTCGCCTTCCTGCGTTTCGATGATGGGAAGCGCGGTCAGGGATCCTCCGCCGTTGTCGTCGGAGAGCTTCACCGCGCGCTCCAGAAGCCGACTGTGCAGGTAGAAGACATCGCCCGGATACGCCTCGCGGCCCGGCGGCCGTCGCAGCAGCAGTGAGAGCTGGCGGTAGGCCTGAGCCTGCTTGGTGAGATCGTCGTAGATGACGAGCGTGTCCTTGCCTTCCCACATGAAGTGCTCGGCCATGGCGCACCCGGAGTACGCCGCGATGTACTGGAGCGGCGCCGGGTCCGAACTGGATGCGTTCACGACGATCGTGTAGTCCATGGCGCCGTGCTCGCGAAGGACATCGACGACGCTCGCGACCGTCGAGGCCTTCTGGCCAATGGCGACATAGACGCAGAGGACCCCCTGGCCCTTCTGATTGATGATCGTGTCGATGGCGATGGTCGTCTTGCCGGTCTTTCGGTCGCCGATGATCAGCTCACGCTGGCCGCGCCCGATGGGCGTCATGGCGTCGATGGCCTTGATCCCGGTCTGGAGCGGAACCTTGACCGGCTGGCGTTCCGCGATTCCGGGCGCGATGACCTCCATCGGCCGGGTCGACTCCGCCTGGATGGGTCCGAGGCCGTCGAGCGGGTTGCCGAGCGGGTCCACCACGCGCCCCACGAGCGCGTTGCCGCTGGGTACGCTGAGAAGGCGGCCCGTGGACTTGACGGACATGCCTTCCTGAATCTCCAGGTAGTCCCCGAGAATCACGGACCCGATGGAGTCTTCCTCCAGGTTGAACACAAGACCGGAGATTCCATTCTCAAACTCCAGCATCTCACCAGCCATGGCACCGGTCAGGCCGTGGATTCGGGCGATTCCGTCGCCGACCTCCAGAACCGTGCCGGTGTCCGACACATCCAGGGTCGAGCGGTAGGTCTCGATCTCCCGGCGTATGACGGAGGCGACTTCCTCAGCCCTGATCTTCATTGCCGTAACTCCTCATGATCCGCTTCCGAAACCGCTGAAGCTGGGATGTGACGCTTCCGTTGTAGACTTTGTCGCCGATGGTGACCACGGCCCCCCCGAGGAGGTCCGGATTCACCTTCCGCTCCAGAACGATCTTCCTGTCCAGCGCACTGCCGAGTGCGCCGGCCATTTCCGACGCGGTGTCATCGGGCACAGGCGCGGCACTGGTCAGCGTGGCCCGGGCCCTTCCCGCGTGTGTGTCCGCGAGTTCACGGAAAGCCTCCGCAACCAGCGGGAGCGACGCGAACCGCCTCTTGTCCACCAGAAGACAGAGGAAGTCGGCGAGCGTGTCGCTTGCGTTTCCTTCCAGAGAGGACCGGATCAGCTCCTTCTTCGACGACTTGTCCACCGTCGGCGAGGTCAGGAACCCGAACGCCTCTTCCTCCCCGGCCAGGATGGCGAAAAATCCGTGCAGTTCCCCGTCCAGGTCGTCGACCGCAGACCGCTCCTTCGCGATTCCGAACAAGGCCTCCGCGTAGACGCGAGCCACGGGGGACGCAGGCATCAGGCCTTTCCTGCCTTTCCGCCGTGGTCTGTCCGCATTTCGGTGATCAGGTTCTCCACCAGACGGCGGTGGTCGTCACCTGTCAGCGACCTTCCGATGACACGGGACGCGAGTTCCGTCGAAAGATCCGCAGCCTGCTCCCAGATCTCACGGACCGCACCGTCCTTTTGAAGCTCAATCTCACGCCGGGCCCGGGCCTTGAACTCGTCGGCCTCCACCAGCGCGGCCTTTCGGATTTCTTCCTGCGCCTGAAGAGAGTCCTTGCGGCCCTCCTCCAGAATGGCGCGGGTTTCGTCCCGGGCCTTGTCGATCATGGTTCGGTAGGTCGCCAGCAGCTCCTCCGCCTCCGACTGGATCCGGCCCGCATCGGCGATGGCTCCCTCGATGCTCTGCTCCCGCTCTTTCAGGGCGCTGAGAATGGGGTTCCACGCGGTCAGGCGAAGCACGATCAGAACCACCACGAAGGTGACGATCGTCCAGATCATCAGCCCCGGATCGACGCTGAAGAGATTGGGCGGGCCATGCGCCGCGCTCTCCGCGGCAGCCCCCCCTTCGTGACCTTCCGTGCCGGTTGCGAGGGCCGCAGACCCCGCCAGCAGAACTCCGGCGAGGGCGGCCGACCATCCGGCTACCGTCTTCTGGATGTCGATGTTCAGCCCTCCCCTTATTCCGAAAGGAGTCGTGGGTCGGCGTGAGCCGAAGGTCAGACCACCTTGCTCTGAATCATGAAGCAGATGGCACAGGCGAACAGCGCGACGCCCTCGATGAGAGCGGCCGTCAGGATCATGCTTCCTCGAATGTCGCCGGTGGCTTCCGGCTGACGAGCGATACTCTCGACTGAACTTGCCGCGATCCGGGAGATTCCCAGGCCCGCGCCGAGCGTGGCGATTCCCGCGCCGATTCCCGCGCCGATCATCGCGAATCCTGCTCCGTCCATGATTCTGTTTCCTCCGTGAATGAGTGGAAGAGCCTCGAAAGGCTAGTGGTCGGGATGGGCAGCCATCCCCATGAAAACCGCCGTGAGAAATGTGAAGACATACGCCTGCAGGACAGCCACAAACAGCTCCAGCATATAGATGGCCGCCGCTCCCGAAACCGAGATGCCGACCACGAACAGATTCTTGAACATGAAGATGAAGCCCAGAAGAACCAGGATCACAATGTGGCCCGCGCTCATGTTCGCCCAGAGTCGGACGGCCAGCGCGAACGGCTTGGCCATGATGCCGACGATCTCCACGACCAGAAGCAGCGGCCAGAGCCACAGAGGGACCGCCGGGACGATCGAGCGCAGATAGCCGAAGAACCCGTTGTTGCGAATGCCCGCCGCGTGAATGGCGAAGAAACTGATGACCGCCAGCGCCGCCGTCACCGAGAGGTTCCCCGTGGCGGTGGCTCCCCCGGGGATGAGTCCGAGCAGATTGCAGAAGAGAATGAAGAAGAACACCGTCCAGAGATAGGGGAGATAGCGGTCCGCGGCATCGTGGAGGTTGGGGACGGCGACTTCGTCACGGATGAAGAGCAGGATGGGCTCCAGGAAGTTGCGGAAACCCCGGGGGACCAGGCCCTTCTGCCGGGACGCCACATTCATCAGGATGATGAGAAGTACCGACGCCAGCCACATCATCCAGACATGCTTGGTGATTCCGTAGCGGCTGAGGTCCAGCCCGAACAGCGTGGGGCTGTCCATCAGGTGGTGCAGGATGTCAATGCGGTCCGGATCCGGCGTGACCAGCAACATCAGTCGAAACTCCTATTCCTCTTCGGTGACTCCCTGTCGGGCAAGGACCCACGCCTCCGCCAGCACCAGCGCCACATAAAACGCAATGAGCCAGAGTACGAATGCCTCCAGCTTCAGCCCGATCTTCGAGAGCCCGATGAGACACAGCACCAGAAGCGCCATTCTCACCATGAACCCGCCAACGACCGTCTGGACCGCCATCCGATCCGGACCTCTGAGTGCCGCGACCACAATCCCGTAGCCGACCAGCACCACGGTCAGCGCGGTTCCCGCACCGACTCCCAACATGGCCAGCCCGTCACGGCCTGCGATCAGGCCCGTCGGGATGGCTGCGACGGCCGCGAGACCCGTCGCCACCAGTGTCAGGATCCTCGGGATCCCGCAGCGAGCCTCCCCGCGTTTCCCGGTAGAGGACATAGAATCCAATCGCCGCTCCAGCAAAGATCGCCAGAAGGGCGATCACGCCGTGACCATCCACGCGTTCATCAAGACGAACGCCGCCGTAGGTGAAGGCGAGGACGATGAGCGCGAACTGAACGCCCACATGGGAATACCGAAATAGGTCTCCGGCT from the Gemmatimonadota bacterium genome contains:
- a CDS encoding aconitase family protein; protein product: MRRAMTLTEKILCHHAVGLRRPWVEPGEVVRIRVDWTLASELAWNGMNATYEMLGRPGVSDRDRFYLAIDHTVDPVTLAGDKRTRRLVDLSQRFAKEAGLRHFYDSNVTILHTQFYRDLVQPGQTVIGADSHSSSHGGMGAFSIGLGGADVCVAMVLGETWIQVPEAIQVAYRGRLPFGMTGKDVILKTLGELGRNTTAMERSVEYVGDALEHFSIDFRFTVANMTAEFGGLNGIFPADERTAAALAGRSSERDDALFFRADEDAGYVARHSLELPGVGPQVAKPYSPDHVVPVEEVAGQEMDGAFIGACTTSEEELVLGALVLDRAMADGARPVPSDKRLVVPGSVDMTENLRAHGILGIYERAGFRIGVPGCSMCLGIASDRAAPGENWLSSQNRNFRNRMGPGSHAWLASGPTVAASSLEMKITDPRPWFEGLGPEDVDRVLGGRGGAPSVTIVEPSVESAEEAAPEGVAVDAAVASGAVEGKAQLFGDHVDTDAIIPGEHCHLTDPKEIAGVAFCHVRPDFAERIARGESILVAGEGWGSGSSREHAAWALKYSGVTAVVAKSFAFIHKRNLVNEAIPYLVVTDPCFHDAVEDGTPLALDFARGVVRVGEREFEATAPSGIARCIQSAGGIVPAVREHGAHTFDVLTSGVAAG
- a CDS encoding 4Fe-4S binding protein, which translates into the protein MANGRPRATIGHTEPDASPSGTIPMDSTGKGRLLAWLRGTTGRRRHRVFRARRLVQGFFTAVTLFVGYRFAVFINAARDGAASIPERPPGVEAFLPISGLMGVLDAFHQGGLNRIHPAASVLVVLFLVMALLLRKAFCSWVCPVGLLSDGLAVLGRKLAGRNFRPIRWVDFPLRGLKHALLFFFVGSILAMSPEALVAFIDSPYNRVADVKMYFFFARLGATGAWVIAALALASVFVTGVWCRYLCPYGALLGYFSVLSPLRIRRSAMTCTSCGLCDAACMARIPISGKPGIISQECTGCYDCIAVCPVPGTLTMGTRKRSASVAAFAAAVVLVFAVGYGGARVAGIWKNDISDAEYGERIREIDDPAYGHPGGSGEVEGESGRRQSSVSPCPRPSP
- the atpC gene encoding ATP synthase F1 subunit epsilon, producing the protein MTESPLRCSIVTPERAFFDEVVDGVVVPAHDGEVGILPGHASFLARIGIGELRVARGSEVSRWFVEGGFVEVRQNRVTVLTDSASEVDAVDLTGARETVEALRSEEGRGEELADALYRVSVMERVAGRD
- the atpD gene encoding F0F1 ATP synthase subunit beta, producing MVEGKIVQVIGSTLDAEYPKDQLPEIYDALIVDFEAAGETSRLTCEVQQHLGDNRVRAVALGSTDGLVRGTKILNTGSPVTVPVGEATLGRVFNLLGEPVDKKGPVDAKERRPIHQPPPEFKDLEPKTQIFETGIKVVDLLAPYVKGGKTGLFGGAGVGKTVIIQELIHNIASVHGGSSVFAGVGERTREGNDLWREMQESGVIDKTTLVFGQMNEPPGARLRVGLSALTMAEYFRDEAGADVLLFIDNIFRFTQAGSEVSALLGRMPSAVGYQPTLGTEMGDLQERITSTRHGSVTSIQAIYVPADDYTDPAPAAAFTHLDATTNLSRPIAEKGIYPAVDPLESTSRIMDPTILGEEHYSVAREIQQTLQRYKDLQDIIAILGMDELSEDDKVLVQRARKIERFLSQPFHVAEQFTGFPGRYVKLEDTVRSFKEVVDGKWDHLPEQAFMYVGTIEDAVEKAKTLQAAD
- the atpG gene encoding ATP synthase F1 subunit gamma; its protein translation is MAKAKIILKRRKSVRNTEKITRTMEMVSTAKYKQSHSRIANSAPYQEKLRELMAGLGGAGESVSHPLLESRPVKRSVVLLITSNRGLCGGYNSNLISRAVDVLREEEGAGIRTDLHVIGTKGISFFRYRNRELAAAHDDFDDKSGYAQVNRIAGDFLRLYTEGEVDRVTVIYQKFLSAGRQSPVAEVLLPLSAVTETEPGEEADSAGTDYLYSPDPESILRELLPAYFRTTLYNDYLQAVVGEHLARMVAMKNATEAAEKLIKSLTGMYNRARQSQITNEIAELMGGVEALK
- the atpA gene encoding F0F1 ATP synthase subunit alpha: MKIRAEEVASVIRREIETYRSTLDVSDTGTVLEVGDGIARIHGLTGAMAGEMLEFENGISGLVFNLEEDSIGSVILGDYLEIQEGMSVKSTGRLLSVPSGNALVGRVVDPLGNPLDGLGPIQAESTRPMEVIAPGIAERQPVKVPLQTGIKAIDAMTPIGRGQRELIIGDRKTGKTTIAIDTIINQKGQGVLCVYVAIGQKASTVASVVDVLREHGAMDYTIVVNASSSDPAPLQYIAAYSGCAMAEHFMWEGKDTLVIYDDLTKQAQAYRQLSLLLRRPPGREAYPGDVFYLHSRLLERAVKLSDDNGGGSLTALPIIETQEGEVSAYIPTNVISITDGQIYLVPELFFAGVRPAMDVGISVSRVGGNAQIKGMKKVAGSLRLDLASFRELEAFAQIGTDLDDATQAQLDRGARMVELLKQNQYSPMDVTDQVISIFSGTQGLLDKVPVNRVLETERLILDALRSTHSGLRDAIAEAGVIDGENETKLRTVLTDIIDSLLTGKAHDPR
- the atpH gene encoding ATP synthase F1 subunit delta; this encodes MPASPVARVYAEALFGIAKERSAVDDLDGELHGFFAILAGEEEAFGFLTSPTVDKSSKKELIRSSLEGNASDTLADFLCLLVDKRRFASLPLVAEAFRELADTHAGRARATLTSAAPVPDDTASEMAGALGSALDRKIVLERKVNPDLLGGAVVTIGDKVYNGSVTSQLQRFRKRIMRSYGNEDQG
- the atpF gene encoding F0F1 ATP synthase subunit B, which encodes MIWTIVTFVVVLIVLRLTAWNPILSALKEREQSIEGAIADAGRIQSEAEELLATYRTMIDKARDETRAILEEGRKDSLQAQEEIRKAALVEADEFKARARREIELQKDGAVREIWEQAADLSTELASRVIGRSLTGDDHRRLVENLITEMRTDHGGKAGKA
- the atpE gene encoding ATP synthase F0 subunit C, translated to MDGAGFAMIGAGIGAGIATLGAGLGISRIAASSVESIARQPEATGDIRGSMILTAALIEGVALFACAICFMIQSKVV
- the atpB gene encoding F0F1 ATP synthase subunit A; protein product: MLLVTPDPDRIDILHHLMDSPTLFGLDLSRYGITKHVWMMWLASVLLIILMNVASRQKGLVPRGFRNFLEPILLFIRDEVAVPNLHDAADRYLPYLWTVFFFILFCNLLGLIPGGATATGNLSVTAALAVISFFAIHAAGIRNNGFFGYLRSIVPAVPLWLWPLLLVVEIVGIMAKPFALAVRLWANMSAGHIVILVLLGFIFMFKNLFVVGISVSGAAAIYMLELFVAVLQAYVFTFLTAVFMGMAAHPDH
- a CDS encoding AtpZ/AtpI family protein → MTTGRCPIARRKGAGDLFRYSHVGVQFALIVLAFTYGGVRLDERVDGHGVIALLAIFAGAAIGFYVLYRETRGGSLRDPEDPDTGGDGSRGRRSHPDGPDRRP